A window of Dehalogenimonas sp. WBC-2 genomic DNA:
GAAAAAAGCCATTCAGGAATGTCTTCGGGAATTACTGGAAGTTGAGGTAGATGCACTCAAGGGACGCAAGCTCGACGCTGGAGACTTCCGGGCTATCGTCATGAAGGATCCCGCGCAGACGCTTCTACGATGGATGGGAAATCCGCACAAAACTAGGATGGAACTTGAAAAACTCGGATCGGATTGGGTCAGTTTCCGGGCAGTATGCCGGGATATCTATCACTTCGATCCAGAGAAGGATGGAGCGATTACTGCGGCCGAAAAACTGTCCTGTAGCAATGCTGCCTGGACGCTTGTTTGGCGACGTTACAAAGAAGCCCCCCGTGCCTATCCGGGTGTTGAGAAGTTGCTGGATTCTACGGAACAGCTCACCCTTTTTGAACCCACGAGTGAGTATAAGCCGGGCTCGAATCGACAAGCGGAAGAAGGTTTGGAAAAAGAACTCCTCTCGTTGTCGTCGGCCTCCCATAAAGAGGCAATCACAAAAATCAAGGTCTTGGCCGATGAACATGCCCAGCGCTCCACCTGGGTCTGGGCAGCCTTGGGGGAATCACCATTAGCTACAGCCATAGGTCATTTGCGGGATATGACTGAGGTCATACAGACGTCCGGAAATCCTTCCACTTGGGAAGCCCTTGCTGATTATTATTCAAAAATTGGTTGGAGAGCCGACCGAAGCATGCTGAGGGCTTTGGATGTCGCCAGATCGCCTTCTGCTACCAAGGCGGTAACAACCGCCATCCGAGCGATATATCTCCCATGGCTTGAAAAACTTGCCGCACTCACTCAGACCTTAGCGGCTTCTTATCCGACAACCGGACCCAAGACTTGTCGTGTCTTAACTGTGGAAGAGAGTACGGTCTATCTTTTTGTTGATGGTCTCCGCATGGATTTGGCAAAAGACCTCGAGGAAAAACTTACTTCCTCCGGATTGGAGGTGAACAATTGGTATGAATGGTCAGCATTGCCAACGGTTACCGAGACAGCTAAATTTGCTTGGATGCCGCTTGCAGAAAAACTGGGGGGACCGCTGGAAGGAGAGGGTTTCGAGCCTAAAGATGTATCAAACGGGAAGTCGATCACTCACCCACGGTTCAAGCAACTTATCGAAGCACTTGGAATGCCATTCCTAGTATTTGATGGAACCTTATTCCCAACGGAGTGCGCTTGGTCTGAATTCGGTTCGATTGATACACGTGGCCATAATGAAGGCATGAAGATCGCATGGAGGGTTGAAGAAGAACTCATAGCGTTGCATCAGCGAATACTAGACCTTCTTCACATTGGGTGGACAAAAGTCAAAGTAATCACCGACCATGGTTGGCTCATGCTTCCCGGTGGGTTGCCTAAAACTGAGTTGCCCAAACATCTTACTTCATCCCGATGGGGTCGTTGCGCAATTCCAAATGCGGGCGCACAACACGGTTTTCCAATGACCTCATGGTTTTGGGATTCTGCTGAAGCGGTCGTACTCGCACCCGGAGTGACCTGTTTCACCGCAGGCTTGGAATATGCTCATGGCGGACTCACTTTGCAGGAAGCATTGATTCCTGCTTTGTCAATTTCAGTCAGTGAGACCAGCGACACCAAAGCCATTGTTCTGAAAGAAATAAAGTGGTCCGGCCTAAGATTGAACGCGATCTTCGAAGGTGCTCAAGGGCTTACCGTTGATATTCGCAGCAAAGCCGCCGATGCTGGCACCAGCTTGACTATATCTCCGGTGATTGCAACGGCTACCGGCCAAAAAACCAGCCTCCTTGTTGCAGATGATGACGCCCTTGGTTTAGCGGCTTTTCTCGTTATCGTCGACCAACAAGGCCAGCCCGTTTTCAAGCAACCCATTGTGATTGGAGAAAACTAACATGCAACTCGATCCGCTAGACCAAATCGCTGCCAAGGCGTTTGAAGGATACCTCGTTCGCAAAGATCTCGTACGCAAATTCAAAGGACAGTACCCGGTACCTACCTATGTTGCAGAGTTTCTTCTCGGGCGCTACTGCGCCAGTGTTGAGGAGGGAGAGATACAGGAAGGGCTCGCCATAGTCCAGCGACAGTTAGCCAGCCGGACTGTCCGGGCGGGTGAGGAAGAATTGTTTAAAGCCCGAGCTAAAGAACAGGGACGAGTAAAGCTTATCGATTTGATCAAGGCTAGGTTGGATGCCAAGAATGATTGCTTTGTAGCAGAACTCCCAAGTCTACGGCTTAATGATGTTCGGATTTCTGATGACCTGGTACATACGCATGACCGTATGTTGACAGGAGGATTTTACGCTGAAGTAGATCTCACCTATGACCCCACCATCGCAGAAGAAAAAAGCGGCCATCCTTTCGGCATTGAGTCCCTTCGCGAAATCCAACTCTCGAAGAGTGATGTCCTGGAGATATTATGCAAAGGGAGAATACTATTTACGTTCAAGGAGTGGAGAGACCTACTCATTCGTAGCATAGGGCTGGAGCCATCAATTCTCGGAGAACGAACGTGTGATGTGTTACTTCTTCGCATGGTGCCTTTTGTCGAGAACAACTACAACGCGGTAGAACTTGGCCCCCGTGGTACTGGTAAAAGTCACTTGTATCAACAGGTATCGCCTTATGCTCATTTGGTTTCAGGTGGCAAAGCTACTGTGGCAAAAATGTTTGTTAACAATGCCAATGGACAGCGTGGCCTCGTCTGTCAGTACGATGTAGTGTGCTTCGACGAGATCTCGGGTGTTTCTTTCGACCAAAAAGACGGTGTGAATATCATGAAGGGTTATATGGAGTCTGGTGAGTTTAGCCGTGGCAAAGAAAGCATTCGCGGGTTTGGCGGAATAGTGATGGTGGGTAACTTTGACGTCGACGTGGAACATCAACAGCGCATAGGACATCTATTGGGGCCACTTCCACAGGAGATGCGTGACGACACAGCCTTCATGGATCGTATTCACTCATACATTCCGGGTTGGGATGTTCCAAAAGTAAACCGGGAGCAATTAACCGACCATTTTGGCTTGGTAAGTGATTTCCTTTCATCTTGTTGGAACCATCTGCGGGTTCAAAGCCGGGTTAACAAACTCCAAGGGCGTATACAATTTGGTGGAGCCTTAAGCGGTCGAGATACATCGTCCACACACAAAACTATGAGCGGGCTGCTCAAACTCATGTTTCCAGATTCTAGAGTAGATGTTCCGGATGACGCCATTGAATGGGCTGCCAGGCTTGCCTTAGAAAGTCGTCGCAGAGTGAAGGAGCAGCAAAAACGCATCGGTGCCGCCGAATTCCGAAACACTCATTTCAGCTTTACTATTATTCCCGATGGCATGGAGCAATTCGTGTCGACACCTGAACTCCGGAGCGAGAACAGCATCGGCAGCGACCCGCTCCCTGCCGGTCAAGTATGGGCATTATCACCCGGGGGTATAGATGAAAATCCTGGACTATTTCGCATTGAGGTCACTGAAGGACCAGGAGGTGGGGTCAAGATTTTAAATCAAAGCCCTCCGGGACCACTAAAGGAGAGTGTGCATTGTGCTGCGCAGAATCTCTATACAAGGGCAAAAGAACTAGTTGGTGATCGTGATCCGCGTTCTCATGAATTCACTATCCAATTTCGAGCTTATGATGCCAACAAGGGTGCCACGGCAACTGGAATTCCTATTTTGCTTGCCATGTGTTCGGCGCTTGTAGAGCGCAGCCTCGAAGGTGGGCTTGTTATCGTCGGCGGGCTTAATCTCGGTGGATCAGTTGAACCTGTGTATAATGCTATAAGCATCGTTGAATTGGCTGCCGACAAAGGTGCACAAAAAATACTAATGCCAGTTTCAGTGCGCAAACAACTTTTCGAACTCCCTGATGACTTGGCCACTAAAGTGACCATTATTTATTACGCGGACACGAAGGACGCCTTGCTTAAGGCCTTAAACGATTAGACTCTAAATTAGCAATGAGGATATGCTATGGTGATACTTTTCGCTGATTTCAGATGGCTGGCAGGTACCGTATTCGTCCTTATGTACACTAGTGAATAAATGCTATTAGCAGGGATAGATTTAGCTTGGAACCCCGACAAGAATACAACCGCCATTTCGATTGGAGATTGTGATGGCAATATCATCTCCTTATCCAAAATCTTTCCAGCAGTGCACGGACTAGACGCCATCAAATCGGTACTCAATTCTGAATCCGGTCTCTCCGGAGTTGCGATTGACGCGTCCCTAATAGTCACTAATGAATCAGGGCAGCGGGAGTGCGAACGGTTAATTGGTGAACAATATGGATCCCGCGGGGCTTCATGTCATTCGACCAATACCAAACGTATAAATGAGGCCAGCCGAATGCTATCTAGTTATTTGTCATATAAAGGGTTCACGCATGGGCGTTCCGACTCGAGCGGTAAATTCCAAATCGAATGCTATCCCCACCCCGCCTTGATTGAAATATTTGAGTTGAATGAACGTCTGTGCTATAAAAAGGGCTCGGTACAACAAAAAAAGGACGGGCAAAAAGATCTAGCAAGGCGTTTAAACCTTTTACAAAATTCCGATGTAATCAAGCTCGACATTCGTGAAAATTGCAGCCATTATTTTAATCCCACACACATACAATCTCTTGCTGGGCACGGCCTCAAGGTCAATGAAGATGTTTTGGATTCTGTCGTCTGCCTTTACACCTGTGCCTTATATTCAATGGGGTTACCTTGCATTTTTGGTTCGTTATCCGAAGGGTATATTTATGTTCCACAACAAAAATGCGTCTGAACATTTCAATGTCCATCCATGGTACAAATCAAGCTCTACCACTCCAACGCATTCTTACTCTTCAATGAGAGAAAAGGGTTCCTTTCTTCGCAGACGCGATTAGCTTTGGCGGGATAGCTTTGGGAATGGGCGGACCTTTATTGCTCCGGTCGATCTTGCTTTAAGCAGTCGATATTGATAATCCTGTCCGTTAAAATCGTTCGCCGTGGTCTTACCGCCTGTTTCCCAAGAATATAATCGGGCTATTCGATTCCACTTAATCCTCCCATTTCCTCGATGAAATACCATCCACATCTATGGCAAATCAACTTATTAATTCGGAATGCACTTTCAAAATCGGGAACCCATTCGTCCTTAGTTTTCAAATCTATGCTACCGCAGTTTGGGCATTTATAATATGGTCGCTGAACAAGAAGATTCCCTTTTGATAGGGTCTCAAGCACGAGTATCATCGATAGACCAGAAGCTAATAAGCACTGAATTGCCATGGCTTCGGTTGCGTTTACATCGTGTTCGAGTTTATTGCATAAATCGAACGCGCCCTTCACCATATCCATGAGACTCGCATAGTGGATACTTTCCCTTTCAAGTATAGCCTCAATCAATCTTTTAACATCGGTGTGACTATGTTGGACTGTTGTGCCTTGCGGCACAAAAACACTCTGAGAAAATTCAATCCAGGCATCACGTACAACAATCCCGATTTGCTGACATTCCTCCACTGAATCCACCCGTTGCACTTGTTGTAAAGCAACCTCAAATTTTCTGGATGCACAAGGGCTTTGGGCACCAATTCCAATCATGACGTGTTGGGCAATTTCGTTTATTTGCTCACTAATCATATGGCATTATCTCTCTAAATTCGTTCCTATAAATAAAGCATCCACATTATGAAAACAAAAACAGAAGTACGGCTCCCGTTAACCCCGCAGTAACCGTGTATCCAATATAATAATTTTTCCTCACCTCATTGCTATCGAGGTCTAGTTTTGATCCAAAAAATGCGTTCAACCCCCAAGCAGGCCAATGCAGGATTATCAACAAAAGATCGATAAAGAATATCGCGATGGTATACACGGGACCAGTAATCCAGTTGTAAAAAAAGTGATGACTGATTCTCTTGAGCGCCTGTCCTAAATCATCAAGGATATACCTTTTCAGGCGTTCAACACTTGCTCTTTTATGTTTTATCTTTAATTCGATAGCGTATTGATTAACAGCTGAAAACAGATTTATCAAGCCAGCTCCGATAAACCATAGCACCAGCCATAGCACTGGAATATGAGTAGTACCAACGATATTTAATACGATAAAAACCCAAAAACCAATCATTAGGAACAAAACAATTGGCAAACCCATCAACCACAGTAACGCCACGTTCCAAATGTTGTATACGCTCTTGCTGGATTGAACCGTAAGCCAAACGTATCCAGGTTCTCTTGGGTATAGCGCCATCAGCATTGTTGATACAACACGCAGAAATACAGTGAATAACGTGCATTTGAATAGCAACTCGAATAAAACATAACCGCCTGTGGTTATTCCAAAAATAGTTAACACCAATCCGATAATGGACAACGTATGGTTTTCACTTAACACGCGCCGATTATACAGCAAAGGGTTCAAAACGTGTTCAAAGTGTTCTCGTATTTGGGCTAAGAACCCAACCTTGCGGCAAAGGATTATAATTACCATATGGACAAAGGCATAGTACAAAAACCAAAGAATAACGATGACTTTTGAAGACGCCTTCAATATCTATACTGACGGGTCTTCCCGATCCCACCCAAGAACCGGGGGAATTGGCATTCGATTGATTGTCGTTAACTCTGACGGAATAGAGGAAACGGAAGATATCGAACTTCCTGGTTATCATGGTTCAACGAACAACCAAATGGAGTTGTTGGCCTGTATTGAAGGAATAAAGCAAGCAATGCGGCATTTGTTATTTGGGAATTTCGGGCGGATAGCTATCTTTTCAGACTCGATTTACGTTGTTGAAAACCAGAGTAGGGCATTTTGGACATGGTCCAGAAACAGATGGCTCAATAACGATGGGAAGGCAGTCGACAACGCAGATTTATGGAAAGAATTATTACGCGTCATAAAACGATGCCAGAAAAGAGTTGATTTTTACTGGATAAAAGGGCATTCAAAAGATCAACACAACAAGGCAGTCGACAAAATGGCAAAACGATCTAGCAAGAACCCACTTAATCCCCCGGTGTCGATCATTAAAGTGCGCAGAAAACTGTCTGAACGTTCCGTCGACCCGGGCTGCGTTCCTATTAAGGGGCAAAGAATATTCATCAGAGTAATCAATGACACTTATCTCGCTCTTCAAAGACGTTTCAAATATAAGTACGAAGTGATTTCAACGGGTAATCCATGTCAGGGATATGTGGATTTTATTTATTCTGAAAAGGAGATCATGTTGAACGCTGGGCATTGCTACTCAGTAAAGTTAAATGACAATCCGAAGAATCCTATGATAATCAAGGTATTCAGGGAGTTGGAGAAACGAAAGGCTTGATGCAATCAATTTAAAGTTCTGTGAACGGCCCGGACGCGCGCATTCCTAAACCACGCATCCCGTGTTTGCACGGCACGGGGAGTGTCAAGGATCAATCAATAAAGGATGTCCGATAATACTGGCCATTGTTCAAGAGTAATTTGAACAATCAGACTCCATGGTTTAATATTCGAAATCAGGGAGGGACACCAGTGATGTCTGAGAATGCTTCCAGATTCATCGAGTTTCAGATGGAACCTCAGTTGCTGACAAAACAACTGGGATCAGACCTTTATCCTTCATCTGGTGAAGCGTTATGCCAGCTTATCGCAAATGCGCTTGATGCTGGATCTTCACAAGTAAGAGTTACAGTCAAGCGAAACGATCTTGATGCTCCTCAGGAAGTAGTTATTTCTGATGACGGTATGGGAATCACGATCAAACAACTTGACCAAGCATATAGGTGCGTCGGAAAACATTTTCAACCCTATGCATCCAAAAGAGAGACTATTGGCTCTCGTGGAATAGGCAGGTTCGCAGTTTTTGCCCTTGCTCCTGAATCATATTGGCGGACCGTCGCGTTAGAAGGCACACAGTTTTTTTGTCATGAATGGACCTTGGTGGAAGGGTCATTGAAATTCCAGGTTACGAGCAAAGCGGTTGACGAAAAGACAGGTACGACGGTCACCCTTCCCCTTAAACAAAATGAGGGAATTAGTCGATTGTTTGGTGGAACGCAATCCGTTAAAAGGCTATTGTTTAATGCCTTTGCTTGCTATCTTTTTCGATACGAGAACGAGGTTTCGATCTTTGTTGATGACGAACCCGTCAAGCCTTCGGAGTTTGTTGAACGTAGCGAATCCGAAGAAATCCCAGAATCCGAAAAAATCCCACAAGCTACTCTCCGTCATTTGGTACTTGGGAGAGCCGTTGATCAAGAATGCTCAAGTCTATTACGTTTTTCCACGCACGGAACGACCATTTCAAGTAAACCAATTGAAGGCGAACCCATTCCTGGAAGCAAATATTTGGGATTGGTAGACTCTCCATATCTTTCTGATTTGACCAACACCGCCAAATCAGAATTAGCTCATCTGGACAAACGCTTTCTTGAGCTTGAGAAGGAAACTATAACTCGCGCTCAACGATATATATTGACGCAACGGGCGAATAGAGTACGATCATTCCTAGAGGAGGCGAGAGAAAAGCCATATTACCCCTATAAGGAACCCCCTCGTACGATTATCGATTCTACGAGTCAACAACTCTATGACGGAATTTTAATGTCTCTTGAAACAGGTTACGGTATTCGTAGCCTTCAACCAAAACAACAACGTCTCGTTTTTATTTTAGCAAAACAGCTTCTACAAAGCGAAGACTTGGCCGACGTACTTACAAGCGTTTTGGGTTTGAGTGGAGATGAAATCACAAAGTTCGCTGATTTATTAAAACGCACCTCTCTGAGTTCAGTTATTGCGATTTCAGAGCTTCTCGTTGGTAGGTTTCAATTCATCAACGAACTCAAAGAGCTCATCTATGGAGCATCATCAGTGTTGGTAAAAGAAAGGCAGCACCTACATAAAATTATTGAAGGACATACCTGGATATTTGGCGAACAGTTTCATTTACTTGGTAGTGATGTTGCCATAAACACTCTACTACCAATAATAAACTCCGTTGTTAAAGACGCAACGGAAAGTGAAGCATTTATCACCGTAGGTGATCAGTTACGCGATATACCCGATCTATATTTAATGGGCACAAAATGGAACGAAGGGTCAAAATATCACCAACATCTAATTGTGGAAATGAAAAGGCCGTCTATCAAGATTGTTGCCGAACATATTGAACAGTTAAAACGATACGCATCGAAAATAGTTCAGCATCCGATGTTCGCTCAGCAACCAACTAGCCACAGGTTCACTTTTATATGTGTTTCAAGTGACGTGTCAGAGAATGTACAAAAAACGGAATATCAGGCTAATGAGGAACCGGGTCTACTCGGACGTCCACACGGATTTGGTCACCCAACTGAGTTGTGGGCTCTCAGATGGTCTGATCTTCTTGATAGACGCACCGGTGAAATGAACTATCTGAAAGACAGAATCGTGATGCAGGCGAACCCTTCGGATCTCGAATACTTACGAGAGCAGGTGGCTGGATTTCTCCCTAAACAGGTATTAGAACAGATTAATACTTCGATTTAACATATTCTAGTGAATTTATTTCGCCAAGCAGCTGCTTCAATGGAAGATCTCTGTTCTATCTTGAGGATTGCCTCCTGAATTCGATACTGTAATCCTGCTGTCTGGTGTAGGCGGTAGGCCTGTTTAAGGAATCCGTGATAATCCTTTGCTTCAAATGCAC
This region includes:
- a CDS encoding putative ATP-dependent protease, giving the protein MQLDPLDQIAAKAFEGYLVRKDLVRKFKGQYPVPTYVAEFLLGRYCASVEEGEIQEGLAIVQRQLASRTVRAGEEELFKARAKEQGRVKLIDLIKARLDAKNDCFVAELPSLRLNDVRISDDLVHTHDRMLTGGFYAEVDLTYDPTIAEEKSGHPFGIESLREIQLSKSDVLEILCKGRILFTFKEWRDLLIRSIGLEPSILGERTCDVLLLRMVPFVENNYNAVELGPRGTGKSHLYQQVSPYAHLVSGGKATVAKMFVNNANGQRGLVCQYDVVCFDEISGVSFDQKDGVNIMKGYMESGEFSRGKESIRGFGGIVMVGNFDVDVEHQQRIGHLLGPLPQEMRDDTAFMDRIHSYIPGWDVPKVNREQLTDHFGLVSDFLSSCWNHLRVQSRVNKLQGRIQFGGALSGRDTSSTHKTMSGLLKLMFPDSRVDVPDDAIEWAARLALESRRRVKEQQKRIGAAEFRNTHFSFTIIPDGMEQFVSTPELRSENSIGSDPLPAGQVWALSPGGIDENPGLFRIEVTEGPGGGVKILNQSPPGPLKESVHCAAQNLYTRAKELVGDRDPRSHEFTIQFRAYDANKGATATGIPILLAMCSALVERSLEGGLVIVGGLNLGGSVEPVYNAISIVELAADKGAQKILMPVSVRKQLFELPDDLATKVTIIYYADTKDALLKALND
- a CDS encoding ribonuclease HI; translated protein: MTFEDAFNIYTDGSSRSHPRTGGIGIRLIVVNSDGIEETEDIELPGYHGSTNNQMELLACIEGIKQAMRHLLFGNFGRIAIFSDSIYVVENQSRAFWTWSRNRWLNNDGKAVDNADLWKELLRVIKRCQKRVDFYWIKGHSKDQHNKAVDKMAKRSSKNPLNPPVSIIKVRRKLSERSVDPGCVPIKGQRIFIRVINDTYLALQRRFKYKYEVISTGNPCQGYVDFIYSEKEIMLNAGHCYSVKLNDNPKNPMIIKVFRELEKRKA
- a CDS encoding repair protein (putative DNA mismatch repair protein), whose protein sequence is MSENASRFIEFQMEPQLLTKQLGSDLYPSSGEALCQLIANALDAGSSQVRVTVKRNDLDAPQEVVISDDGMGITIKQLDQAYRCVGKHFQPYASKRETIGSRGIGRFAVFALAPESYWRTVALEGTQFFCHEWTLVEGSLKFQVTSKAVDEKTGTTVTLPLKQNEGISRLFGGTQSVKRLLFNAFACYLFRYENEVSIFVDDEPVKPSEFVERSESEEIPESEKIPQATLRHLVLGRAVDQECSSLLRFSTHGTTISSKPIEGEPIPGSKYLGLVDSPYLSDLTNTAKSELAHLDKRFLELEKETITRAQRYILTQRANRVRSFLEEAREKPYYPYKEPPRTIIDSTSQQLYDGILMSLETGYGIRSLQPKQQRLVFILAKQLLQSEDLADVLTSVLGLSGDEITKFADLLKRTSLSSVIAISELLVGRFQFINELKELIYGASSVLVKERQHLHKIIEGHTWIFGEQFHLLGSDVAINTLLPIINSVVKDATESEAFITVGDQLRDIPDLYLMGTKWNEGSKYHQHLIVEMKRPSIKIVAEHIEQLKRYASKIVQHPMFAQQPTSHRFTFICVSSDVSENVQKTEYQANEEPGLLGRPHGFGHPTELWALRWSDLLDRRTGEMNYLKDRIVMQANPSDLEYLREQVAGFLPKQVLEQINTSI